From Euzebya sp., one genomic window encodes:
- a CDS encoding DUF6458 family protein: MAIGSAIVLFVIGAILTYGVDAEVAGLDIDTIGYILMGAGLIGGLIGLMFAMSNRRRTHVVEEVHHTAPPAERVVEREYRR, from the coding sequence ATGGCCATCGGAAGCGCAATCGTCCTGTTCGTCATCGGCGCGATCCTGACCTACGGCGTCGACGCCGAGGTCGCCGGCCTGGACATCGACACGATCGGCTACATCCTCATGGGTGCCGGCCTGATCGGCGGCCTGATCGGGCTGATGTTCGCGATGAGCAACCGCCGGCGGACCCACGTCGTCGAGGAGGTCCACCACACCGCCCCGCCCGCCGAGCGCGTGGTCGAGCGCGAGTACCGGCGCTGA
- a CDS encoding exonuclease domain-containing protein — MGTFITLVILGLVAFWIYRAAVKPKPTSSQPGQPPARQPAGRPAAARRGSSPPFAVVDVETSSLSPRDGRVIEVGIVHVDGSGRVTDRWETLVNPGDRTVGMTSIHGIEANWLAVAPSFEEVAGDIVQRLRGRVLVAHNAQFDFDFLEAEFKQIGVPLGDLQALCTMDVAMRLGLPGKLSSAASLLGISYQRHSAGDDAQVAATILRHALSAGLTGHEDAVVPDLRLPTHLTPSGRTAHRKESAEATTPRPFLTEAMLKAEVPDEGHDGDERTYLQLLEQALEDGVLDPDERRQLTDVANGLGLSHERALDLHHDLVLSMLDTALEDNRISKDERAEIEQAATWLDVDLSAWDDMVKAARVRARQARAAFKEEMNGKVVTFTGRGVHPQQIRKALATDFGMVFKTRVTADTELLVLGSDGVENQQTAAATERGLPVMMEAALWARLGVK; from the coding sequence GTGGGCACGTTCATCACGTTGGTGATCCTCGGGCTGGTGGCCTTCTGGATCTATCGGGCGGCGGTGAAGCCCAAGCCGACGTCGTCCCAGCCGGGGCAGCCCCCGGCTCGGCAGCCGGCGGGTCGGCCTGCAGCGGCCCGCCGGGGTTCGTCGCCGCCGTTCGCGGTGGTGGACGTCGAGACGTCGTCGTTGTCGCCGCGGGACGGGCGGGTGATCGAGGTCGGCATCGTCCACGTCGACGGGTCGGGACGGGTGACGGATCGGTGGGAGACGCTGGTCAACCCGGGTGACCGAACGGTGGGGATGACGTCGATCCATGGGATCGAGGCGAACTGGTTGGCGGTCGCTCCGTCGTTCGAGGAGGTCGCCGGCGACATCGTTCAGCGGCTCCGCGGCCGGGTGCTGGTGGCCCACAACGCCCAGTTCGACTTCGACTTCCTCGAGGCCGAGTTCAAGCAGATCGGGGTGCCGCTCGGTGACCTGCAGGCGCTCTGCACCATGGACGTCGCCATGCGCCTGGGGCTGCCCGGCAAGTTGTCGTCCGCTGCGAGTCTGCTCGGGATCAGCTACCAGCGGCACTCCGCCGGCGACGACGCCCAGGTGGCCGCCACCATCCTCCGCCACGCCCTCTCAGCCGGGCTGACGGGCCACGAGGACGCCGTCGTCCCGGACCTTCGACTTCCGACCCACCTGACCCCGTCGGGCCGGACCGCGCATCGCAAGGAGTCCGCGGAGGCGACCACGCCACGGCCGTTCCTCACCGAGGCGATGCTGAAGGCCGAGGTGCCCGACGAGGGCCACGACGGCGACGAACGCACCTACCTGCAGCTGCTCGAGCAGGCCCTTGAGGACGGCGTCCTCGACCCCGACGAACGACGTCAGCTGACGGACGTGGCCAACGGGCTGGGGTTGTCCCACGAGCGGGCGTTGGACCTTCACCACGACCTGGTCCTCTCCATGCTCGACACCGCACTCGAGGACAACCGGATCTCCAAGGACGAACGCGCCGAGATCGAGCAGGCCGCCACCTGGCTCGACGTCGACCTGTCCGCCTGGGACGACATGGTGAAGGCAGCCCGCGTCCGCGCCCGACAGGCCCGCGCCGCCTTCAAGGAGGAGATGAACGGCAAGGTCGTCACCTTCACCGGCCGGGGCGTCCACCCCCAGCAGATCCGCAAGGCCCTCGCCACCGACTTCGGGATGGTGTTCAAGACCCGCGTCACCGCCGACACCGAACTCCTCGTGCTCGGCTCCGACGGCGTCGAGAACCAACAGACCGCCGCCGCCACCGAACGAGGACTGCCGGTCATGATGGAAGCCGCCCTGTGGGCTCGGTTGGGTGTCAAGTAG
- a CDS encoding tyrosine-type recombinase/integrase, with protein sequence MVEDPPGRTRDEQLGAEFPDLVRQPRYVRVMLANLSSILAAAVEDGLIATNPCASSSVRSPAVTRDRIVPWTGLQVAAVIDAHPDRYHAVPVVAAGCGLRQGEVFGLRVEDVDFLGRTLHVRQQVKIVRSRLVIAPPKGRKVREVPLPDVVGKALAEQIRRFPPGEDGLIFTTRERKPINRNYFNPKVWKPALVAAGIEPTRANGMHALRHYYASVLLDAGESIRALAEHLGHADPGFTLRTYTHLMPSSEDRTRRAVDDAFRSSRAPDVHQGSR encoded by the coding sequence GTGGTTGAGGATCCACCCGGACGCACCCGGGACGAACAGCTCGGGGCCGAGTTCCCCGACCTTGTACGGCAGCCCCGCTACGTCCGGGTGATGCTCGCCAACCTGTCGTCGATCCTGGCCGCGGCGGTCGAGGACGGGCTGATCGCGACGAACCCGTGCGCGTCGAGCTCGGTGCGGTCGCCGGCGGTGACCCGAGATCGGATCGTGCCGTGGACCGGGCTGCAGGTCGCCGCGGTGATCGACGCGCACCCGGACCGGTACCACGCCGTGCCTGTCGTGGCGGCCGGCTGCGGGCTCCGTCAGGGCGAGGTGTTCGGGCTACGCGTCGAGGACGTCGACTTCCTCGGCCGCACCCTGCACGTGCGCCAGCAGGTCAAGATCGTCCGGTCGCGGCTCGTGATCGCGCCGCCGAAGGGCCGGAAGGTCCGCGAGGTCCCCCTGCCCGACGTCGTTGGCAAGGCCCTGGCCGAGCAGATCCGCCGGTTCCCGCCGGGAGAGGATGGGCTGATCTTCACCACGCGGGAGCGCAAGCCGATAAACCGCAACTACTTCAACCCGAAGGTGTGGAAGCCGGCGCTGGTCGCCGCGGGGATCGAGCCGACGCGGGCGAACGGGATGCACGCGCTGCGGCACTACTACGCGTCGGTGCTGCTCGACGCCGGCGAGTCGATCCGGGCGCTGGCCGAGCACCTGGGCCACGCCGACCCGGGGTTCACGCTGCGGACCTACACGCACCTGATGCCATCGAGTGAGGACCGGACACGCCGTGCCGTCGACGACGCGTTCCGGTCCTCGCGTGCACCAGATGTGCACCAGGGGTCCCGGTGA
- a CDS encoding mechanosensitive ion channel family protein, translating into MNPPSPTSLVLAQSESPSEGLGEVLEGAREALPTAQNPCPNDGAICNWVLDQTDNGALASLLGEWLPKLVAVLLIFLAAAILSRLARRVITRVVTRTASESHDALRAITRRAPGAQSGLTPEQQAAIDARRVQRAETIASVVSSVAVFVIWLLAVFIALSQVGLNIGPLLAGAGIVGVALGFGAQSLVRDFLSGTFMILEDQYGVGDIVDVGEATGVVEAVTLRVTRLRDVEGTVWHVPNGEITRVGNLSQLWSRSLLDIAVAYDTDLDFAGEVITRVANGMAEEAEWAEEILEPPELWGVQQFGANEVVLRLVMKTRPASQWKVNREFRRRIKYAFDAEGIEIPFPQRTVWLRDEGVPAAAGIPDAAIGAGTAEPMGSGPRVQEGPDEDVPQDDAEDGEPGS; encoded by the coding sequence CGCAGAACCCATGCCCCAACGACGGTGCGATCTGCAACTGGGTGCTCGACCAGACCGACAACGGCGCGCTCGCATCCCTCCTCGGCGAGTGGCTCCCCAAGCTGGTCGCGGTCCTGCTGATCTTCCTGGCCGCCGCGATCCTGAGCCGCCTCGCGCGGCGGGTCATCACACGGGTCGTCACCCGCACCGCGTCCGAGAGCCACGACGCCCTCCGCGCGATCACGCGGCGCGCACCGGGCGCGCAGTCCGGGCTGACCCCCGAGCAGCAGGCGGCCATCGACGCCCGTCGGGTGCAGCGCGCCGAGACCATCGCCTCGGTGGTGTCGAGCGTCGCGGTGTTCGTCATCTGGCTGCTCGCGGTCTTCATCGCCCTGTCCCAGGTCGGGCTCAACATCGGCCCGCTGCTGGCCGGTGCGGGGATCGTCGGCGTGGCGCTCGGCTTCGGCGCCCAGTCCCTGGTGCGCGACTTCCTGTCCGGGACGTTCATGATCCTCGAGGACCAGTACGGGGTCGGTGACATCGTGGACGTCGGCGAGGCCACGGGGGTCGTCGAGGCCGTGACCCTGCGCGTGACACGCCTCCGCGACGTGGAGGGCACGGTCTGGCACGTCCCGAACGGCGAGATCACCCGGGTCGGCAACCTGTCCCAGCTCTGGTCGCGCTCGCTCCTCGACATCGCGGTCGCCTACGACACCGACCTCGACTTCGCCGGCGAGGTCATCACCCGGGTGGCGAACGGCATGGCCGAGGAGGCGGAGTGGGCCGAGGAGATCCTCGAGCCGCCCGAGCTGTGGGGCGTCCAGCAGTTCGGCGCCAACGAGGTCGTCCTGCGCCTCGTCATGAAGACACGGCCGGCCTCGCAGTGGAAGGTCAACCGGGAGTTCCGCCGACGCATCAAGTACGCCTTCGACGCCGAGGGCATCGAGATCCCCTTCCCCCAGCGCACCGTCTGGCTGCGCGACGAGGGCGTGCCGGCGGCCGCCGGGATCCCGGACGCCGCCATCGGCGCGGGGACCGCGGAACCGATGGGATCGGGACCGAGGGTCCAGGAGGGGCCGGACGAGGACGTGCCGCAGGACGACGCCGAGGACGGCGAGCCCGGCAGCTGA
- the glnA gene encoding type I glutamate--ammonia ligase, with amino-acid sequence MASPDDVLGKIEDEGIQFVDFRFIDLPGLMQHYTLPAHQLTAEVFDDGLGFDGSSVRGFQNIQESDMLLVPDASTAVVDPFRQHPTLILNCFVRDPLTGESYSRDPRYVAQKAESYLQSTGIADTAYFGPEAEFFVFDDIRFISEPKGSMYAIDSVEAYWNTAKDEGPNLGHKIRNKQGYFPLPPMDHMTDLRSEMVVELERAGIEVELQHHEVGTAGQAEIDFRFNSMAACADQVMLFKYIVKNVALRNGKTATFMPKPIFFENGSGMHTHMSLWKDGEPLFYDETGYAGLSELARHYIGGVLQHAPALIAFSNPTTNSFKRLVPGFEAPVNLVYSQRNRSAACRIPLISKSPKAKRVEFRVPDPSCNPYLAFSAMLMAGLDGVKNKIEPPDPVDKDIYELGPEALAELPAVPASLEEALAALEDDHEFLLEGGVFTEDLIETHIAYKMESEVTALRLRPHPHEFELYYDI; translated from the coding sequence TTGGCCTCCCCTGACGACGTCCTCGGCAAGATCGAGGACGAAGGCATCCAGTTCGTCGACTTCCGCTTCATCGACCTGCCGGGGTTGATGCAGCACTACACGCTGCCCGCCCACCAGCTGACAGCGGAGGTGTTCGACGACGGCCTCGGCTTCGACGGCTCGTCGGTCCGCGGGTTCCAGAACATCCAGGAGTCCGACATGCTCCTGGTCCCCGACGCGAGCACCGCCGTCGTGGACCCGTTCCGCCAGCACCCGACCCTCATCCTCAACTGCTTCGTCCGGGACCCGCTGACCGGCGAGTCCTACAGCCGCGACCCCCGCTACGTCGCGCAGAAGGCCGAGTCGTACCTGCAGTCGACGGGGATCGCGGACACCGCGTACTTCGGGCCGGAGGCGGAGTTCTTCGTCTTCGACGACATCCGGTTCATCTCCGAGCCCAAGGGCTCGATGTACGCGATCGACTCCGTCGAGGCGTACTGGAACACCGCGAAGGACGAGGGGCCGAACCTCGGTCACAAGATCCGCAACAAGCAGGGCTACTTCCCGCTGCCGCCGATGGACCACATGACGGACCTGCGCAGCGAGATGGTCGTCGAGCTCGAGCGGGCCGGCATCGAGGTCGAGCTGCAGCACCACGAGGTCGGCACCGCCGGCCAGGCGGAGATCGACTTCCGCTTCAACTCGATGGCCGCCTGCGCCGACCAGGTCATGCTCTTCAAGTACATCGTGAAGAACGTGGCCCTGCGCAACGGCAAGACCGCGACGTTCATGCCGAAGCCGATCTTCTTCGAGAACGGCTCGGGCATGCACACCCACATGTCGCTGTGGAAGGACGGCGAGCCGCTGTTCTACGACGAGACCGGCTACGCCGGGCTGAGCGAGCTGGCCCGCCACTACATCGGCGGCGTCCTGCAGCACGCCCCGGCGCTCATCGCGTTCTCGAACCCGACGACGAACAGCTTCAAGCGCCTGGTCCCGGGCTTCGAGGCGCCGGTCAACCTGGTCTACAGCCAGCGCAACCGCTCCGCGGCCTGCCGGATCCCGCTGATCTCGAAGAGCCCCAAGGCCAAGCGAGTTGAGTTCCGCGTGCCGGACCCGTCCTGCAACCCGTACCTGGCGTTCAGCGCGATGCTCATGGCCGGTCTGGACGGCGTGAAGAACAAGATCGAGCCGCCCGACCCGGTCGACAAGGACATCTACGAGCTCGGCCCGGAGGCGCTCGCCGAGCTCCCCGCCGTGCCGGCCAGCCTGGAGGAGGCCCTCGCGGCCCTCGAGGACGACCACGAGTTCCTGCTCGAGGGCGGGGTGTTCACCGAGGACCTCATCGAGACCCACATCGCGTACAAGATGGAGTCCGAGGTCACCGCCCTCCGCCTGCGCCCCCACCCCCACGAGTTCGAGCTGTACTACGACATCTGA